One region of Bacteroidota bacterium genomic DNA includes:
- a CDS encoding KpsF/GutQ family sugar-phosphate isomerase, translating to MNDDLLKYARDTIRAEADAVSAMADRLDNSFNQAVQAILDCNGRVIVSGMGKSGLIGKKIVATFNSTGIAAIFLHPAEAMHGDIGLVQRDDLLMVISKSGRLGESELILIAAKRLNIRIICLAGTLESEMAQRSDIVLDCTVEKEACPNNLVPTSSSTAALVMGDALAVALLKARNFTTDDFAQLHPGGFLGMRLLKRVSEVHHSGDEIPIVQSGASMSEMILQMTGKRLGCVVMTDADGRVAGIFTDGDLRR from the coding sequence GATGGCCGACCGGCTCGACAACAGCTTCAACCAGGCCGTCCAGGCAATTCTCGATTGCAATGGTCGGGTGATCGTCTCGGGGATGGGGAAATCGGGCCTGATCGGGAAAAAGATCGTAGCGACGTTTAATTCCACCGGTATCGCCGCCATCTTCCTGCATCCGGCCGAGGCCATGCACGGTGATATCGGACTGGTGCAGCGTGATGATCTGCTCATGGTGATTTCCAAGTCGGGGCGGCTGGGAGAATCGGAACTGATCCTGATCGCCGCCAAGCGCCTTAATATTCGGATCATCTGTCTCGCCGGCACACTCGAATCCGAGATGGCCCAACGGTCGGATATCGTCCTTGATTGCACGGTCGAAAAGGAAGCTTGCCCCAACAACCTCGTGCCGACATCGTCCTCAACTGCCGCCCTGGTCATGGGCGATGCCCTGGCGGTGGCGCTGCTGAAAGCCCGCAATTTCACCACCGACGATTTCGCCCAGCTCCACCCCGGCGGATTCCTTGGCATGCGACTGCTCAAACGGGTCAGCGAGGTTCACCATTCCGGCGACGAGATCCCGATTGTCCAATCCGGCGCCTCCATGTCGGAAATGATCCTCCAGATGACCGGCAAACGCCTCGGCTGCGTGGTCATGACCGATGCCGATGGCCGGGTGGCGGGGATCTTCACCGATGGCGACTTGCGCCGC